Proteins encoded in a region of the Oncorhynchus gorbuscha isolate QuinsamMale2020 ecotype Even-year linkage group LG16, OgorEven_v1.0, whole genome shotgun sequence genome:
- the LOC124000047 gene encoding zinc-binding protein A33-like, with protein sequence MSSSVCLPEEDLSCPVCCDIFRDPVLLPCSHSFCKTCLQCYWNTSALRQCPVCRRKASKRTPPSNLALKNLCEALQKSRIQSSIGGNRVLCSLHGERLRFFCLVDKQPVCVVCQASKIHKNHDCIPTEKAAQDCKDELNVALKILQHTLDSLIRLKGTSEEMLESIKNQALETERQIKDLFVELHQFLYEEEAARLAALKEEEEEKIGLMKSMVTKAAAGMLYLKETITVITQEMTDAEDMTLLQNFKATIERAQCTGQGPERISGALIDVAKHLCNLKYRVWKKMLLHVEYTPVTLDPNTAHPCLFLSHDLTSLQYTSQPHRLPDNPERFHMSAEVLGMTGLSSGSHCWVVDTGCNNDWILGVACTSVTRNVEVQARPENGFWTMCLRDREYRAMTSPPTAVTVTEKLKRVRVQLDWDKGQVSFFDPADDDTPLYSFSHTFTEKVFPYFYTQSKHPLRILPERMCVTVQQSGTGHPCTVPD encoded by the exons ATGTCATCCAGTGTGTGTCTCCCAGAGGAGGATCTCTCCTGTCCTGTGTGCTGTGACATCTTCAGGGACCCTGTCCTCCTACCATGTAGCCACAGCTTTTGTAAGACCTGCCTACAATGCTACTGGAACACCTCAGCCCTCAGACAGTGCCCTGTCTGCAGGAGAAAAGCTTCCAAGCGCACCCCTCCCTCCAATCTGGCTCTGAAGAACCTCTGTGAAGCTTTGCAAAAGAGCAGGATTCAGAGCTCAATCGGGGGGAACCGTGTACTTTGTAGTCTACATGGAGAGAGACTCAGATTCTTCTGTCTGGTGGACAAGCAGCCTGTCTGTGTAGTGTGCCAAGCCTCGAAAATACACAAGAACCATGACTGCATACCCACAGAGAAGGCAGCACAGGATTGCAAG GATGAGCTCAACGTAGCACTGAAAATCTTACAGCATACACTGGACTCCCTCATTAGACTGAAGGGAACCTCTGAAGAGATGCTCGAATCCATTAAG AATCAggccctggagacagagaggcagataaAGGATCTGTTTGTGGAACTCCACCAGTTCCTGTATGAGGAAGAGGCAGCGAGGCTAGCTGCtctgaaggaggaggaagaggagaagatagGGCTGATGAAGAGTATGGTGACAAAGGCTGCAGCAGGGATGTTATACCTCAAAGAGACTATAACAGTCATAACACAGGAGATGACTGATGCTGAAGACATGACATTGCTCCAG AATTTTAAAGCCACTATAGAGAG AGCCCAGTGCACAGGGCAGGGCCCAGAGAGGATTTCAGGGGCGCTGATTGATGTGGCCAAGCACCTCTGTAACCTCAAGTACAGAGTCTGGAAGAAAATGCTTCTGCATGTTGAATACA CTCCTGTGACCTTGGACCCAAACACAGCACACCCCTGCCTCTTCCTGTCACATGACCTCACATCCCTTCAGTACACCAGCCAGCCCCACCGTCTCCCTGACAACCCTGAACGCTTCCACATGAGTGCAGAGGTCCTGGGCATGACCGGGCTTAGCTCAGGAAGCCACTGCTGGGTAGTGGATACAGGATGTAACAACGACTGGATTCTGGGCGTGGCCTGTACGTCTGTCACCAGGAATGTGGAGGTCCAGGCCCGGCCCGAGAACGGGTTTTGGACCATGTGTCTGCGAGACAGGGAGTACAGAGCGATGACCTCACCCCCAACAGCTGTGACAGTCACAGAGAAACTCAAGAGGGTCAGAGTGCAGCTGGACTGGGACAAGGGCCAAGTGTCTTTCTTTGACCCTGCTGATGATGATACACCTCTTTACTCTTTCTCACACACGTTCACAGAGAAAGTGTTTCCGTATTTCTATACGCAAAGCAAACACCCTCTGAGAATCCTACCTGAGAGGATGTGTGTTACAGTGCAACAGAGTGGGACAGGACATCCCTGTACAGTTCCCGACTGA